Proteins co-encoded in one Opitutus terrae PB90-1 genomic window:
- a CDS encoding ABC transporter permease, with translation MLSDLRFALRTLAKTPGFTALAILTLALGIGANAAIFALIHGVVLRPVVPVRPDEVVNLFTARQGASRDYRQFSHAEYLALREAQDTFADVAATNAVLTGIGEGQNVRRSFAFFASENFFSMLGTTPAVGRFFSADESRPNASVPVLIASYNLWQRFGGRPDFVGSTLRLNGASYTVIGVTRPGFSGLNALLAPDVWLPLGQFAQFSQPFASATGVQDLADPRTFTLNLTARLAPGVTLANLGTRLPALAQRLNAVQPADLATSRELQFEPPSRFSISTTPSGDSSGFMLAATMSGMAGCVLLIASLNLANMLLARGSARRREIAVRLALGATRGRIVRQLFVEGLVLALIGAALGLLLALWSNDLLLNSLQTLFSTMNFSLAVESTPSPAVLTATCVLALVATVLFSVGPALRATRVDLVNDLKQQGAASAATGRLNRFFAPRHLLVMAQIALSLMLLFTAGLFFRGALAAGDVQLGFEPRGQLVAELDFSLSNSAPQQAAATMFSALQRVRELPGVTAVAIGTQLPYGNVTDMPRFADAAAAPAAKTNPDSPEPGVDALLGAVTPQYFAALGVAVLRGRTFSDNEAQDDKSPRVAIIDEAFARKIFGDQDPIGRRIRYLQPRTDGTPAEMEIVGVCGSHRHDALQRTDRPRVFVPFSHAYQPSVFIHVRIAAQDRAAELAALTAVRGALLSTSPDLPLLLLAPMRDLLDRNIQLWIVRLGAVLFGVFGAIALLLAAIGVYGVKAYTVARRTREFGIRIAIGARPGDVFALVMRQAVLQTVFAAAIGLLLALAAGRLVGQLLYQVSPSDPLVLGIAAAFLTVSALLACFVPARRATKVQPIEALRTE, from the coding sequence ATGTTGTCCGACCTTCGCTTCGCCCTGCGGACGCTGGCCAAGACCCCCGGCTTCACCGCACTGGCCATCCTCACTCTCGCGCTGGGGATCGGCGCCAACGCGGCCATCTTCGCGCTGATTCACGGCGTCGTGCTGCGGCCGGTCGTGCCCGTCCGGCCGGACGAGGTCGTCAACCTGTTCACCGCGCGCCAGGGCGCGAGCCGCGATTACCGGCAGTTCTCTCACGCTGAATACCTGGCGCTGCGCGAGGCGCAGGACACGTTCGCCGACGTCGCCGCCACCAACGCCGTGCTCACCGGCATCGGCGAGGGCCAGAACGTCCGGCGCAGCTTTGCGTTCTTCGCCTCGGAAAACTTCTTCTCGATGCTCGGCACGACGCCCGCGGTCGGTCGGTTCTTCTCCGCCGACGAATCGCGCCCGAACGCCAGCGTGCCCGTCCTCATCGCGAGCTACAACCTGTGGCAGCGCTTCGGCGGCCGGCCCGACTTCGTTGGCAGCACGCTGCGCCTCAACGGGGCCTCCTATACGGTGATCGGGGTGACGCGCCCCGGATTCAGCGGGCTCAACGCCCTGCTCGCGCCCGACGTTTGGCTGCCGCTCGGCCAGTTCGCGCAGTTCTCGCAACCTTTCGCCAGCGCGACCGGCGTGCAGGACCTCGCCGATCCGCGCACCTTCACGCTCAACCTCACCGCGCGGCTCGCGCCCGGCGTCACGCTGGCGAATCTCGGCACGCGACTCCCTGCGCTGGCCCAGCGGCTCAACGCCGTGCAGCCGGCCGATCTCGCCACCTCACGCGAGCTGCAGTTCGAACCGCCGTCGCGGTTCAGCATCAGCACCACGCCGTCCGGCGACAGCTCCGGTTTCATGCTCGCCGCCACGATGTCGGGCATGGCCGGCTGCGTGCTGCTGATCGCCAGCCTCAATCTCGCGAACATGCTTCTCGCGCGCGGCTCGGCCCGCCGCCGCGAAATCGCCGTTCGGCTCGCGCTCGGCGCCACGCGCGGGCGCATCGTTCGCCAGCTGTTCGTCGAGGGCCTCGTGCTCGCGCTCATCGGCGCCGCGCTCGGACTGCTGCTCGCGCTCTGGAGCAACGACCTGCTGTTGAATTCACTCCAGACGCTCTTCAGCACGATGAATTTCTCGCTCGCCGTCGAATCGACGCCGAGCCCGGCCGTGCTCACGGCAACGTGCGTGCTCGCGCTGGTCGCCACCGTGCTGTTTTCCGTCGGCCCCGCGCTGCGCGCCACCCGCGTCGATCTGGTGAACGACCTGAAGCAGCAGGGCGCGGCGAGCGCCGCGACCGGACGGCTGAATCGCTTCTTCGCCCCGCGGCACCTGCTCGTCATGGCGCAGATCGCGCTTTCGCTGATGCTGCTCTTTACTGCGGGATTGTTTTTCCGCGGGGCGCTCGCCGCCGGCGACGTTCAGCTCGGGTTCGAACCGCGCGGCCAGCTCGTGGCCGAGCTCGATTTCTCGCTCTCCAACTCCGCGCCACAGCAGGCCGCCGCCACGATGTTTAGCGCGCTGCAGCGCGTGCGCGAACTGCCCGGCGTCACCGCGGTCGCGATCGGCACCCAGCTGCCCTACGGCAACGTCACCGACATGCCGCGTTTCGCCGACGCCGCCGCCGCGCCCGCCGCGAAGACGAACCCCGACTCGCCCGAGCCGGGCGTCGATGCGTTGCTCGGCGCCGTGACGCCGCAATATTTTGCCGCGCTCGGCGTCGCCGTGCTCCGCGGCCGCACGTTCAGCGACAACGAAGCCCAGGACGACAAATCGCCGCGGGTGGCCATCATCGACGAGGCTTTTGCGCGCAAGATTTTCGGCGATCAGGATCCGATCGGCCGCCGGATCCGCTATCTGCAGCCGCGCACCGACGGTACGCCCGCGGAGATGGAGATTGTCGGCGTGTGCGGTTCGCACCGGCACGATGCATTGCAGCGCACCGATAGGCCACGTGTGTTCGTTCCCTTCTCTCACGCTTATCAGCCGTCCGTCTTCATCCACGTGCGGATCGCTGCGCAGGACCGCGCGGCCGAACTTGCCGCACTCACCGCCGTCCGCGGGGCGCTGCTGTCCACCAGCCCGGATCTGCCGTTGCTCCTCCTGGCGCCGATGCGCGACCTGCTCGATCGCAACATCCAGCTCTGGATCGTGCGGCTCGGCGCGGTGCTCTTCGGCGTCTTCGGCGCGATCGCGCTGCTCCTGGCCGCGATCGGCGTCTATGGCGTGAAGGCCTACACCGTCGCCCGCCGCACGCGTGAATTCGGCATTCGCATCGCGATCGGCGCGCGGCCAGGCGACGTGTTCGCGTTGGTCATGCGACAGGCCGTGCTCCAGACGGTGTTCGCCGCCGCGATCGGCCTGCTGCTCGCGCTGGCCGCCGGCCGGCTCGTCGGCCAGCTGCTCTATCAGGTCAGCCCCTCCGATCCGCTCGTGCTCGGCATCGCCGCCGCGTTTCTCACCGTCTCCGCCCTGCTCGCCTGCTTCGTCCCCGCCCGCCGCGCGACGAAGGTCCAGCCGATCGAGGCGCTCCGGACGGAGTAG
- a CDS encoding ABC transporter ATP-binding protein: protein MPESLIHLEGVTKVFLTDEVETHALSGIHMDIVKGEYVSIAGPSGCGKSTLLSILGLLDSPTEGSYILNGRPVQGLSLPERARIRNREIGFIFQSFNLIGDLTVYENVELPLTYRGMPAAERKTAAMEALEKVGMGHRAKHLPSQLSGGQQQRVAVARALAGKPAVLLADEPTGNLDSKNGDSVMQLLAELHKAGATIVMVTHDVRFARHADRTVHIFDGRVVQEQMESDPTRA, encoded by the coding sequence ATGCCCGAGTCTCTCATCCACCTCGAAGGTGTCACCAAAGTCTTCCTCACCGATGAGGTCGAAACGCACGCGCTGTCCGGCATTCACATGGACATCGTCAAGGGCGAATACGTTTCGATCGCCGGCCCCTCGGGCTGCGGCAAGTCCACGCTGCTCTCGATCCTGGGTCTGCTCGATTCGCCCACGGAGGGTTCCTACATTCTCAACGGCCGCCCCGTGCAGGGCCTCTCGCTTCCGGAGCGCGCGCGCATCCGCAACCGCGAGATCGGATTCATTTTCCAGTCGTTCAACCTCATTGGCGACCTGACCGTCTACGAGAACGTCGAACTGCCGCTCACCTATCGCGGCATGCCCGCCGCGGAGCGCAAGACCGCCGCGATGGAAGCGCTCGAGAAGGTGGGCATGGGCCACCGCGCCAAGCACCTCCCGTCCCAGCTCTCCGGCGGTCAACAGCAGCGTGTCGCCGTCGCCCGCGCGCTCGCCGGCAAACCCGCCGTCCTCCTCGCCGACGAACCGACCGGTAACCTTGATTCGAAAAACGGCGACTCGGTCATGCAGCTCCTCGCCGAGCTCCACAAGGCCGGCGCGACCATCGTCATGGTCACGCACGACGTCCGCTTCGCCCGCCACGCCGACCGCACCGTCCATATCTTCGACGGCCGCGTCGTGCAGGAGCAGATGGAGTCCGATCCGACGCGCGCCTGA
- a CDS encoding efflux RND transporter periplasmic adaptor subunit, with protein MDIPRPSQAKAKLKKRIILGSVVALALIGITVLLARLKPAAPTVERNLVWIADVKRGQMLRQVRGLGTLVPEEITWIAARTQGRVDKIVLRPGATVTPDSVILVLTNPDVVRASADADSQLRAAEAQLTNLKVQIESSVLAAEAAAASAKADFERYRLQAEVNDELFKDGLVSPLDVRVSKVTAEQAATRYTIEQKRYAFTKDSVAPQLAVQEAEVERLRSMAKLRREELEALTVRAGMNGVLQILPVDVGAQVQPGSNLARVADPRRLKAEIRIAETQARDIEIGQVAQIDTRNGVVAGKVGRIDPSVQNGTVTVDVFITDELPRGARPDLSVDGTIELERLENVVYVGRPAFGQEQTTVGIFKLDENSSYATRTQVKLGRSSVNTIEVLAGLEPGDRVILSDMSQWDSNDRVKLN; from the coding sequence ATGGACATTCCGCGCCCCTCTCAAGCCAAAGCCAAGCTGAAGAAACGCATCATCCTCGGCTCCGTGGTCGCTTTGGCGCTCATCGGCATCACGGTGCTTCTCGCCCGGCTAAAACCCGCGGCGCCCACCGTCGAGCGCAATCTCGTGTGGATCGCCGACGTGAAACGCGGGCAGATGCTCCGCCAGGTCCGCGGGCTCGGCACGCTGGTCCCCGAAGAGATCACTTGGATCGCCGCCCGCACCCAAGGCCGCGTCGACAAGATTGTTCTTCGTCCCGGCGCCACGGTCACACCCGATAGCGTCATTCTCGTGCTCACGAATCCCGATGTCGTGCGCGCCTCGGCCGACGCCGACTCGCAGCTCCGCGCCGCTGAAGCCCAGCTGACGAATCTGAAGGTCCAGATCGAGAGCAGCGTGCTCGCGGCCGAAGCCGCCGCCGCCAGCGCCAAGGCCGACTTCGAGCGCTACCGGCTGCAAGCCGAAGTGAACGACGAACTCTTCAAAGACGGCTTGGTGTCGCCCCTCGACGTCCGCGTTTCCAAGGTCACCGCCGAGCAAGCCGCCACGCGCTACACGATCGAACAAAAGCGCTATGCCTTCACGAAAGACTCCGTCGCTCCGCAGCTCGCGGTGCAGGAAGCCGAGGTCGAACGCCTCCGCAGCATGGCCAAGCTCCGCCGCGAAGAACTCGAAGCCCTCACCGTGCGCGCCGGCATGAATGGCGTCCTCCAGATTCTGCCCGTAGATGTGGGCGCGCAGGTGCAGCCCGGCTCCAACCTCGCCCGCGTGGCGGATCCACGCCGGCTCAAGGCTGAGATCCGGATCGCCGAAACGCAGGCTCGCGACATCGAGATCGGCCAGGTCGCGCAGATCGACACGCGCAACGGCGTCGTCGCCGGCAAGGTCGGCCGCATCGATCCTTCCGTTCAGAACGGCACCGTCACCGTCGACGTTTTCATCACCGACGAACTGCCGCGCGGCGCCCGCCCCGATCTCTCGGTCGACGGCACCATCGAACTCGAGCGCTTGGAGAACGTCGTCTACGTCGGTCGGCCGGCCTTCGGCCAGGAACAGACCACCGTCGGCATCTTCAAGCTCGACGAGAACAGCTCCTACGCGACACGCACGCAGGTGAAGCTCGGCCGCAGCTCGGTCAACACGATCGAGGTGCTCGCCGGCCTCGAGCCCGGCGACCGCGTCATCCTCTCCGACATGTCGCAGTGGGATTCCAACGACCGCGTGAAGTTGAACTGA